GGAGCGCACCAGCGGCGCCACTTCCTCCGGGGCCTCGCGTTCGTCGATCGGGCTCAGGTCATCACTCTGGCGGCGCCGGATGCGCTGCTGCAACTCAGCCAGCGGCGCGATGCCGCGGGCCAACGCCAGCCAGACAAGCAGCACCGCCACCGGCAGGATCACGAACTGCGGCAGGATGACGCCCTTGATGATCTCCGTGGCCAGCTGCGACCGCTTGTTGAGCGTCTCCGCCACCTGCACCAGCGCGGTTCCCGCCGTGGGGGCGGCCGGCAGCGTCACCGACAGGTAGGCGATGCGGATCGGCTCGTTGTGGATCTCCTCGTTGCGGAACTGCAGCTCACCGGGCCGCCCCGACTGCTCGCGCGAGGGCATCGGCAACTGGCGATCGCCGCTGACGAACTCGCCGCTCACGCCGAGCACCTGGAAGTAGATGGTGTCGGCATTGTCGGCACGCAGGAACTCGGCGATGGTCTCGGGCAACTGCAGCCCGCCCTTGACCTGCGCCACCGACACCTGCTGCGCCAGTGTGCGAGCCACTTCACCAAGCGCCCGGTCGAACGGCCGGTTGGCAATGTTCTCGGCCACCAGCCAGGTGAGGGCGACACTCATCGGCCACAGCAGCAGCAGCGGCGCCAGCATCCAGTCAAGAATCTCGCCGAACAGCGAGCGTTGTTCGCGCGTCACCACTGCGGCGGCGCTCCGTGGTCGGCCGCCGGTGCGTCAGCCGGGGATTTTCTCAAGGCAGTACCCGAGCCCCCGCACGGTGGCGATGCGCACCGGCCCCTGCTCGATCTTCTTGCGCAACCGATGGATGTACACCTCGATGGCGTTGTTGCTGACTTCCTCGCCCCACTCGCACAGGCGCTCGACCAACTGGTCCTTGCTGACCAACCGGCCGGCACGCTGCAGCAGCACCTCCAGCAGGCTCAGCTCGCGGGCCGACAGCTCGATCATCTGATCGTTGATGTAGGCCACCCGGCCGGTCTGGTCGAAGGTGAGGGGTCCATGGCGGATGACGCTGGACGCAGCCCCGAGCCCGCGCCGCGTCAGCGCGCGCACGCGGGCCTCCAACTCCTGCAGAGAGAAGGGTTTGGCCATGTAGTCGTCGGCGCCGAGATCGAGCCCCTTGACGCGCTCCTCTATGCTGTCGGCCGCGGTGAGAATCAGCACCGGCGTGGCGGTGCCACGGGCGCGCAGGCGCTTGAGCACCTCCAGGCCGTGCAGCTTGGGCAGGCCCAGGTCAAGTATCACCAGGTCGAATTCGTGGGACGACAGCGCGGCGTCGGCCTCGTTGCCGGCGCTGACCTGGTCGACCGCATAGCCCGAGTTGCGCAGCGAGCGCAGCAGTCCGTCGGCCAGCACTTGATCGTCCTCGGCGATCAGTATTCGCATCTGTCTCTCCTGCTAGGGCTGGGGTGGCGGCGGCGATTGTAGGGGGGCGGGCCGTGAAGTCCCTTGCGTAAATACGAGCACGGACTACTGTACAAACATCCAGCTTTTGCGATAATGCCGCGATCAACGGAGAACCGAATGGACGCACCTACCAAATCTGCCCTCAACACCGAGAAGGCGAAAGCCCTGCAGGCCGCCCTGGCCCAGATTGAAAAGCAGTTCGGCAAGGGCTCCATCATGCGCCTCGGCGAAGGCGAGGCGATCGACGACATCCAGGTCGTCTCCACCGGCTCGCTGGGCCTGGACATCGCGCTTGGCGTGGGCGGCCTGCCGCGCGGCCGGGTGGTCGAGATCTACGGCCCGGAATCGTCCGGCAAGACGACGCTGACGCTGCAGGTCGTGGCCGAGATGCAGAAGCAGGGCGGCGTCTGTGCCTTCATCGATGCGGAGCATGCGCTGGACGTGCAGTATGCCCAGAAGCTCGGCGTCAACCTCCAGGACCTGCTGATCTCCCAGCCCGACACCGGCGAGCAGGCGCTCGAAATCGTTGATGCACTGGTGCGCTCCGGCTCGGTCGACCTGATCATCATCGACTCGGTGGCCGCCCTCACGCCCAAGGCGGAACTCGAAGGCGAGATGGGCGACAGCCTGCCGGGCCTGCAGGCCCGCCTGATGAGCCAGGCCTTGCGCAAGCTGACCGCCACGATCAAGAAGACCAACTGCATGGTCATCTTCATCAACCAGATCCGCATGAAGATCGGCGTGATGTTCGGCTCGCCCGAAACGACCACCGGCGGCAATGCGCTGAAGTTCTACGCCTCGGTGCGCCTGGACATCCGTCGCGTCGGCTCGATCAAGAAGGGCGAAGAGGTGATCGGCAACGAGACCAAGGTCAAGGTTGTCAAGAACAAGGTCTCGCCTCCGTTCAAGACAGCTGATTTCGACATCCTCTACGGCGAAGGCATCAGCCGCGAGGGCGAGATCATCGACATGGGCGTGAACGCCCGCATCGTCGAGAAGTCGGGCGCCTGGTACGCCTACAACGGCGAAAAGATCGGCCAGGGCAAGGACAACGCGCGCGAATTCCTGCGCGAGAACCCCGACGTCGCCTTCGAGATCGAGAACAAGGTGCGGGCGGCCCTCAACATCCCGCTGCTGGCCGCCGCGCCGGGCGCCAAGCCCGACACCGATCGTGCGGAGAAGTCAGCAGAAAAACCGGCGGACAAGCCGGCCGGCAAGGCCAAGGCCGCGCCTCGCGACGAGTGACATCCCGCCGCCGGGGCCGCCGATGGGTTTCGAGAAACTCTCGTTGAAGGGGCGTGCCCTCAAGCACCTGGCCACCCGCGAGCACTCGCGACGCGAGCTGGAACGCAAGCTCGCGCCGCACGAGGAGACCCCGGGCCAGGTGCAGGCGGTGCTCGACGAACTGGAAAGCAAGGGCCTGCTCTCGCAGGCCCGTTTTGTCGAATCGGTGCTGCATCGCAAGTCGGCCCGCTTCGGCACCGCCCGCATCCGCCAGGAACTGCAGGGCCACGGGCTGGATGCCGAGCTGATCTCCGACGCGCTGGAACGCAGCCGCAGCTCCGAATACGAGCGGGCACGCGCCGTCTGGGACCGCCGTTTTGGCGAGCCGGCCACCGAACCGGCGGAGCGGGCCCGGCAGATGCGCTTCCTGGCCAGCCGCGGCTTCTCCGCCGAGGTGATTCGGCGGGTGGTTCGTGGCAGCGACGACGAATGACGCGGCGCGGCGGCGCGCGGGCTACACGCTGACACACCGCTTCCCTGCACGCCCACTCCGGTACCGGACGGCGGGCAGGCAGCGGTGGCTGGCGCCCGGACCGGCGCTGCCATTCTTCTAGCAGCCCTCCGTCAGCCGCCGCCCTGCCTCTGAACCTTCCTGCCTCCCACACGTCGCCGAGAGCCAAGCGGCGAAAGGTGAGCGTCGGCCCGCTTCGGTTCAGATGTGTTGCAGGCACTTGTCATCTGGACAAACCCATGGCGACGCCGGCGACGCCCGACACGCTGGCGCGGCAGGCACTAAACTGGGGGGCGACCGCTTGACAGCCACGTGCAAGGTTTGGTGCAACGCACCATGCTAAAGTGACGGGCTCGCCGAAACTCGCCTGAAACCCGGCTGCCATGGCTCTTCCACCGGCTGCTCCCCAACGCCAACTCAAACACCGCCGCAGCATCGACCTTGCCGTCTATGCGCGCGACGATGGCTTGTGGGAGATCGACGCCCGCCTGCTCGACGTCAAGACCCGCGACACCGCGGTGGCCGGCGGCATCCGTGCGGCCGGTGAGCCGCTGCACGACATGGTGCTGCGCCTGGTGATCGATACCCGGCTCAACATCGTCGAGGCCGGCGCCTCCACCACCGGCATGCCCTATCCGGGCCACTGCGACGACTACGGCGACCGCTATTCGCGACTGGTGGGCTTGAACCTGTTCGACAACTTTCGGCAGGCAGTCAAGCAGCGCCTGGGCGGTGTACAGGGCTGCACCCACCTCAATGAAATGGCCACCATCCTGCCAACCGCAGTGATCCAGGCCTTCGCCGGCGAAGTGCTCGACATCCAGGAAAACGCCGCCAGCCCCTCGGACACCCAGCCCCCCTTCCAGCTCGACCGCTGCCATGCGCTGCGCTCGGACGGCGAAGCGGTGCGCACCTTTTATCCGCGCTGGTACCGGCCTCATGAAGGCCGCGCCGGTCTCCTGCAACCCTCATCCGTAGAACCGTCCTAGAGAGACACGCCATGAAGATCCATGAGTACCAAGGCAAGGAGATCTTGCGCAATTTCGGTGTGCCGGTGCCGCGCGGCTACCCCGCCTTCACCGTGCAGGAAGCCATCGAAGCGGCCCAGAAGCTGGGTGGCCCGGTGTGGGTCGTCAAGGCCCAGATCCATGCGGGCGGCCGCGGCAAGGGCGGCGGCGTCAAGCTGGCCCGTTCGCTGGATGAGGTGAAGAGCCTGTCCGAGCAAATCCTCGGCATGCAGCTCAAGACCCACCAGACCGGCCCCGAGGGCCAGAAGGTGCGCCGCCTGATGATCGAGGAAGGCGCCGACATCAAGAAGGAATACTACGTTGCCGCCGTGACCGACCGCGGCACGCAGCGCGTGGCGATGATGGCCTCCAGCGAAGGCGGCATGGACATCGAGGAAGTGGCCCACGCCACGCCCGAGAAGATCATCAAGGTCTTCGTCGACCCGGCCGTTGGCCTGACCGACGCGCAGGCCACCGAGCTGGCCAAGGGCATCGGCGTGCCGGACGCCTCCACCGCCCAGGCGGTGGACGTGTTCAAGAAGCTGTATGAGTGCTACATGGCCACCGACGCCAGCCTGGCCGAGATCAACCCGCTGATCCTGGAAGGCAACGGCAACATCAAGGCCCTGGACGCCAAGTTCAACTTCGACGCCAACGCCCTGTTCCGCCATCCCGAGATCGTCGCCTACCGCGACCTCGACGAGGAAGACCCGGCCGAGATCGAAGCCTCCAAGTTCGACCTGGCGTACATCCAGCTCGACGGCAACATCGGCTGCCTGGTCAATGGCGCGGGCCTGGCCATGGCCACCATGGACACCATCAAGCTGTTCGGCGGTGAGCCGGCCAACTTCCTGGATGTCGGCGGCGGCGCCACCGCCGAGAAGGTCACCGAGGCCTTCAAGATCATGCTGAAGAACCCGAACGTGAAGGCCATCCTGGTCAACATCTTCGGCGGCATCATGCGTTGCGACGTGATCGCCGATGGCGTCATCACCGCCAGCCGCGCGGTGGGCCTGAAGGTGCCGCTGGTGGTGCGCATGAAGGGCACCAACGAAGACCTGGGCAAGAAGATGCTGGCCGAGTCGGGCCTGCCCATCATCAGCGCCGACACCATGGCCGAAGCCGCGCAAAAAGTCGTGGCCGAAGTGAAGTAATCGCCCGAAGGAATCGATATGAGCATCCTGATCAACAAGGACACCAAGGTCATCACCCAGGGCATCACGGGCAAGACCGGGCAGTTCCACACCCGCATGTGCCGCGACTACGCGAACGGCCAGAACTGCTTCGTGGCTGGCGTGAACCCGAAGAAGGCCGGCGAGGACTTCGAAGGCATCCCCATCTACGCGAACGTGACCGAAGCCGCCAAGGCCACCGGCGCTACCGTGTCGGTGATCTACGTGCCGCCGGCGGGCGCCGCCGCCGCGATCTGGGAAGCGGTGGAAGCCGACCTGGACCTGGCGATCTGCATCACCGAAGGCATCCCCGTGCGCGACATGCTGGAAGTGCGCAACAAGATGAAGGCCAAGGTCGCGGCCGGCGGCAAGCAGACGCTGCTGCTGGGCCCGAACTGCCCCGGCCTGATCACGCCGGACGAGATCAAGATCGGCATCATGCCCGGCCACATCCACCGCAAGGGCCGCATCGGCGTGGTATCGCGTTCCGGCACGCTGACCTACGAAGCCGTGGCACAGCTGACCGAGCTGGGCCTGGGCCAGAGCTCGGCGGTCGGCATCGGCGGCGACCCGATCAACGGCCTCAAGCACATCGACGTGATGCGCATGTTCAACGACGATCCGGAAACCGATGCGGTCATCATGATCGGCGAGATCGGCGGCCCCGACGAAGCCGAGGCGGCCCGCTGGTGCAAGGACCACATGAAGAAGCCGGTGGTCGGCTTCATCGCCGGTGTCACGGCACCGGCCGGCAAGCGCATGGGCCATGCCGGCGCGCTGATCTCCGGCGGCGCCGACACGGCGGACGCCAAGCTTGCCATCATGGAAGAGTGCGGCTTCAAGGTCACCCGCAACCCGTCCGAGATGGGCAAGCTGCTCAAGAGCGTGCTCTGAGCTGAGTCCTCCTCTTGAAGAAGGCCGCGCTTGCGGCCTTCTGTCTTTGGTGCTGCCCGCGGCTGTCGATACGCTGTCAGCCCTAAGTAGTTCCTCGCAAGGGCGGTGCCTGGCCGCCGCCTAAACTGGCGCACTCATTTCCCGCGGGTGGCAACGCCCTGGTTTTCTCACATCTGAAGGACCCGACATGGAGCAATTCATGACGACCGACTTCTGGCTCGCCGTGGGCCAGATCATCATGATCGACATCCTGCTCGGCGGCGACAACGCGGTGGTCATC
This genomic stretch from Eleftheria terrae harbors:
- a CDS encoding response regulator produces the protein MRILIAEDDQVLADGLLRSLRNSGYAVDQVSAGNEADAALSSHEFDLVILDLGLPKLHGLEVLKRLRARGTATPVLILTAADSIEERVKGLDLGADDYMAKPFSLQELEARVRALTRRGLGAASSVIRHGPLTFDQTGRVAYINDQMIELSARELSLLEVLLQRAGRLVSKDQLVERLCEWGEEVSNNAIEVYIHRLRKKIEQGPVRIATVRGLGYCLEKIPG
- the recA gene encoding recombinase RecA, with product MDAPTKSALNTEKAKALQAALAQIEKQFGKGSIMRLGEGEAIDDIQVVSTGSLGLDIALGVGGLPRGRVVEIYGPESSGKTTLTLQVVAEMQKQGGVCAFIDAEHALDVQYAQKLGVNLQDLLISQPDTGEQALEIVDALVRSGSVDLIIIDSVAALTPKAELEGEMGDSLPGLQARLMSQALRKLTATIKKTNCMVIFINQIRMKIGVMFGSPETTTGGNALKFYASVRLDIRRVGSIKKGEEVIGNETKVKVVKNKVSPPFKTADFDILYGEGISREGEIIDMGVNARIVEKSGAWYAYNGEKIGQGKDNAREFLRENPDVAFEIENKVRAALNIPLLAAAPGAKPDTDRAEKSAEKPADKPAGKAKAAPRDE
- the recX gene encoding recombination regulator RecX, coding for MGFEKLSLKGRALKHLATREHSRRELERKLAPHEETPGQVQAVLDELESKGLLSQARFVESVLHRKSARFGTARIRQELQGHGLDAELISDALERSRSSEYERARAVWDRRFGEPATEPAERARQMRFLASRGFSAEVIRRVVRGSDDE
- a CDS encoding DUF2889 domain-containing protein, whose product is MALPPAAPQRQLKHRRSIDLAVYARDDGLWEIDARLLDVKTRDTAVAGGIRAAGEPLHDMVLRLVIDTRLNIVEAGASTTGMPYPGHCDDYGDRYSRLVGLNLFDNFRQAVKQRLGGVQGCTHLNEMATILPTAVIQAFAGEVLDIQENAASPSDTQPPFQLDRCHALRSDGEAVRTFYPRWYRPHEGRAGLLQPSSVEPS
- the sucC gene encoding ADP-forming succinate--CoA ligase subunit beta, whose product is MKIHEYQGKEILRNFGVPVPRGYPAFTVQEAIEAAQKLGGPVWVVKAQIHAGGRGKGGGVKLARSLDEVKSLSEQILGMQLKTHQTGPEGQKVRRLMIEEGADIKKEYYVAAVTDRGTQRVAMMASSEGGMDIEEVAHATPEKIIKVFVDPAVGLTDAQATELAKGIGVPDASTAQAVDVFKKLYECYMATDASLAEINPLILEGNGNIKALDAKFNFDANALFRHPEIVAYRDLDEEDPAEIEASKFDLAYIQLDGNIGCLVNGAGLAMATMDTIKLFGGEPANFLDVGGGATAEKVTEAFKIMLKNPNVKAILVNIFGGIMRCDVIADGVITASRAVGLKVPLVVRMKGTNEDLGKKMLAESGLPIISADTMAEAAQKVVAEVK
- the sucD gene encoding succinate--CoA ligase subunit alpha → MSILINKDTKVITQGITGKTGQFHTRMCRDYANGQNCFVAGVNPKKAGEDFEGIPIYANVTEAAKATGATVSVIYVPPAGAAAAIWEAVEADLDLAICITEGIPVRDMLEVRNKMKAKVAAGGKQTLLLGPNCPGLITPDEIKIGIMPGHIHRKGRIGVVSRSGTLTYEAVAQLTELGLGQSSAVGIGGDPINGLKHIDVMRMFNDDPETDAVIMIGEIGGPDEAEAARWCKDHMKKPVVGFIAGVTAPAGKRMGHAGALISGGADTADAKLAIMEECGFKVTRNPSEMGKLLKSVL